The sequence CCATGAGACCATCAGCCCCGGCCGCCACCGCCGCCCGGCACATGGACGGGACCATATACGCACGACCGGTGCCGTGGGCCGGATCAACAATGATCGGCAGGTGCGACTCGCGTTTGACGGCCGGCACCATGGCCAGCGTCAGGGTGTTGCGGACGTATTCCTCGTGAGTGCGAATGCCTCGCTCGCAGAGGATGACGTTCGGGTTTCCTGCCTGGATGATGTACTCGGCGGCCAGCAGAAACTCGTCAAGCGTCGAGCTCCAACCTCGTTTGAGCAGTACGGGCTTGTTGGTGCGGCCGACGGCCACGAGAAGGTTGAAGTTGTGCATGTTGCGTGTGCCGATCTGCAGGATGTCGGCGTAGCGGGCGACAAGCAAGACCTGGTCGACACTCATGACCTCTGTGACAATGGCTAAGCCCGTCTGCTCGCGGGCCTCGGCCAGGATTTCGAGCCCCTTTTCCCCAAGGCCCTGGAACTCGTAGGGATTGGTGCGCGGCTTGAACGCTCCTCCGCGCAGAACGGTTCCTCCGTGCTCCTTGACGATATGAGCGATTTCCAGAAGCTGGTTTCGTCCCTCGACGCTGCATGGGCCGGCCATCACGCAGATCCGCTTGCCGCCGACCGTTGCACCCATCGAGCCGCCGAGTGGAATGACACTGGGCTCCGGGTGCGTCTGGCGGCTGGCGATCTTGTATGGGGCCAGAATCGGGACCACTCGGTCGACGCCCGGGCAGCTTTCGAGGACGCTGCGGTCCTTGAAACGGTC is a genomic window of Phycisphaerae bacterium containing:
- the aroF gene encoding 3-deoxy-7-phosphoheptulonate synthase; protein product: MIVVMQEGCTKEQVNHVVKLVREMKLKDHVIVGTERTVVAVIGDDRFKDRSVLESCPGVDRVVPILAPYKIASRQTHPEPSVIPLGGSMGATVGGKRICVMAGPCSVEGRNQLLEIAHIVKEHGGTVLRGGAFKPRTNPYEFQGLGEKGLEILAEAREQTGLAIVTEVMSVDQVLLVARYADILQIGTRNMHNFNLLVAVGRTNKPVLLKRGWSSTLDEFLLAAEYIIQAGNPNVILCERGIRTHEEYVRNTLTLAMVPAVKRESHLPIIVDPAHGTGRAYMVPSMCRAAVAAGADGLMVEVHQDPEHALTDGAQSLTPDAFAQMMKETRAVAEAVGREL